A single Carnobacterium alterfunditum DSM 5972 DNA region contains:
- a CDS encoding metal ABC transporter permease, with amino-acid sequence MDVLKTLFFDYTFQVVVFGSSILGLLSGVIGSFTVLRKQSLLGDAVSHAALPGICLAFILTSNKQMEILLLGALISGLLATWLIMVIVKHSKVKFDSALALTTAIFFGLGLVLLTFIQKSPNSNQAGLESFIFGQSSTLLERDVRIMFLAGVVLLILVGAFWKEFKLMAFDQTFATSIGLPVYWLNSLLAILTVIVIVMGLQSVGVILMSSLLIGPAVAARQWTNHLSIMVGLAALFGSLSGIIGTMISSLGQQIPTGPTIVLVISLIVLVSILFSPNRGIIWKVVKNKRREKEFAMQLKKGG; translated from the coding sequence ATGGATGTACTAAAGACTCTTTTCTTTGATTATACTTTTCAAGTAGTCGTGTTTGGCTCGAGTATTTTAGGTCTATTAAGCGGTGTTATTGGAAGCTTTACTGTTTTACGCAAACAGAGTTTACTTGGAGATGCAGTGAGTCATGCAGCTTTGCCAGGAATCTGTTTGGCATTTATCCTTACCTCAAACAAACAAATGGAAATTCTTTTACTCGGGGCGCTCATTTCAGGCTTACTTGCTACTTGGTTGATCATGGTGATCGTCAAACACTCTAAAGTTAAATTTGACAGTGCACTAGCGCTGACTACGGCAATTTTCTTTGGTCTTGGTTTAGTCTTGCTGACCTTTATCCAAAAAAGTCCAAACTCTAATCAAGCTGGTTTAGAAAGTTTTATTTTTGGGCAATCGTCGACTCTTTTAGAGCGTGATGTGAGAATTATGTTCTTAGCAGGAGTCGTACTGTTGATCCTAGTAGGTGCGTTTTGGAAAGAATTCAAACTAATGGCTTTCGATCAAACATTTGCTACAAGTATTGGACTACCGGTCTATTGGTTGAATAGTCTTTTAGCCATACTAACGGTGATCGTTATCGTAATGGGGTTACAATCAGTAGGCGTTATCTTAATGAGTTCTCTTCTGATTGGACCAGCTGTAGCCGCTAGACAATGGACTAATCATTTATCAATCATGGTCGGGTTGGCAGCATTATTTGGTTCTCTTTCCGGCATAATCGGAACGATGATCAGTTCATTAGGCCAACAAATTCCAACGGGCCCAACAATTGTATTAGTGATCAGCTTGATTGTGCTAGTCAGTATTTTGTTCTCCCCAAATAGAGGGATCATTTGGAAAGTAGTTAAAAATAAAC